In Bradyrhizobium sp. 200, the sequence CAATCGACGAGCGCGTCATCCCCTATAGCGCCAGGTCACCCTCTCGAAATGATCGACCCGTCCCCAACCCCAAAGGCGAACTCATTTCAAAGCTGCCCACGTTGGCTATCCCTCGTACGCTCGGCTCTGCAATCTACGCTACTGAGCTCGCCAAGTAAGGTGACCACGGGCGCAAGCCTGACTGCCCGATTGAGGCCCGCCCCGTTCATTCGATCGCTACCTAGCCGCACTTTGGCAGAAGATTGGACACATCTCGTACCAGCTCAGGCATGACCTGCTCCGCCGTACGCTTGCCCGTCACCAGGCTCTCTATATGGTGCTTGATCACCTCAATAATTTTCAGCGAATTATCGCCTGGAAAAGATGTCCATTCCGTCAGCAGCGGCAATTGCTGGATACTGGTCAGGTGATTGGGGCTTCTTGCGTAAAAAGCGCCGAGCAGGTCCGGCGTCTTCACGGCGGTCTCGTTGCCGGGCATATAGCCGGTGGAATTGACCATCGCGGTCTGGCCGATCGGCCCGGTGGCGAACTTCACATATTTCCAAGCGGCATTCAGGCGTTCGGCATCCTTTGCAAAAACCATAGCGACGTTTCCGCCTGCAGGAAGGCGCCCGTTGGCTTCGGCAAGCGGGAACGCGACGGTTTTGAACTGGAAGCGACCACCGATCTGCCGCTCGGCCGCGGCCACATAGGATGTGGAGTCCGCAAGTATCGCGATGTTGCCAGCGACGAATGATTGTCGAGCCTGACCGAGCCCGAGATTCGGCATGCCCGATTTGCCGAAAGCTTCGAGCGTCTTCAGCGCCCACATGCCGTTTGCGTCATCGAAGGCGATGCTGCACCCGTCGGCTTTGAGAATACGGCCGCCTTTGCTCGTTACTAACGACTGGAACAACCAGTTTCCGGTTTGCTCCCACTGATAATACAAGCCGGTAGCCGCAGTTCCCGCTTTCGCCTCGATGATCTTGCCCAGAGCCAGAAGCTCTGGCCAGGTCTTTGGAAGCGCTGACACGTCGGCGCCGGCCTTGGCGAGCAGATCAGCATTCACGTAGAGCACCGGTGTCGAGACCGCGAACGGCAGGCCGTAGAGCTTGCCTTTGTATTTTCCAAGTTCCGCAAGCGCCGGGTAATAGCCAAGTTCGGCAAGCCCACCGTCTGCCGCCGCGACCCCGTCCAGCGGCGCGCCTAATCCCCGATCCACGAAAAGGCCAATCTGGTTGATCCCGTTGAAGGCCACATCCGGCAGTCTACCGGTGATCTGGTCACGCAGGATCTGCTGCGCGGCCTCCTCATAGCTCGCTACGGGATTGCGGAACTTCACCTTGATGTCGGGGTGCGCCTCGGTGAAGCGCCTGGCTAATTCCTGATGCAGCGCATTGAAGGTACCGGGTGTGGTGTAGAGCACGTCGAGCGTGACCTCTGCCCGTGTAGAAGTCGCGCCAAACGCCACGAGGGCAACGGCTCCGGCGAGCACCGGACGAAGCCGGGATACGATTTGATCAATCATGGACGGTCTCCATTTTGGATTACTTCATGGTCGTTACAGCGAGGCCGTCGATGAAGCGGCGCTGCGCGATCAGGAATGCAACAAGGAGTGGGGCTACGATAATCACGGCGCCGGCCATCAGTGGACCGAGGAATTGCCCGGCTTCATCGTCGCGGAAGAGCAGAATGCCGAGCGCGGGCGTGGAAATCTCCGCGCGACGAACCGCGATGAGCGGCCAGAATAAGTCGTTCCAATGGGCCACGACCGAGAAGATGCCAAAGGCAGCGAGCGCCGGAGCGGTCATGGGGATCATGATACGCCAGATGATCTCGAATTCGCCGAGCCCATCAAGGCGCGCTGCGTGAATGATCTCATCGGGTATGGACCGAAAGAATTGCCGAAGCAGGAAAATGCCGAAGGTAGAGATCGCCCATGGCAGGATCAGCGCGGCATAGGTGTCCAGGAGCCCAAACACGTTCAACAAGACGAAATGCGGAATGGCCAGAGCTTGAGGCGGCAGCAGCAGGCCGACCAGCACCGCGGAGAACAAGGTGTCCCTGCCGCGAAACCGCAGCTTCGCAAGTGCATAGGCACAGGGAATGCAGACCAGGAGCTGCAGCGCGAAGATCGCCGTGCACACCAGCAACCCGTTTAGCAAGAAGCGGAACATCGGCGCCGCAGTCAGCGCGACGCGGTAGTTCTCGACCCCATGAAAGGCCGTCGGCCAAAGGTGGAAATCGGCCTGGAATATCTCTTCCGGCGGTTTGAGCGACAGGCTCACCATCCACAAGAACGGCAACAGCGCAAAGGCCGCAGTGAGAATGAGGAAAGCGTGCCGAGCGACCCGGCCAGCGAACCGCCGATCTGGAAAGCGGGCGATCATGAATAATGGACCCGCCGTTCGAGCAGCCGCGCCTGTGTCAGCGTAAGCAGCACAACGATTGCGAGGTAAACCACGGTGAGCGCTGCGCCATAACCCATGCGCAGGAAATCGAAGCTCTCCGTGTAGAACCGATGCAGCAGCACCTCGGACGCATAGTTCGGCCCGCCCTGGGTCAGGACCCGAACGCTGTCGAAGACCTCGAAGGACCGTTTCGCCGTCAGGATGACGACGAACATGATGACCGGTCCCAGCATGGGCAACGTCACGTAACGCAGCCGGTCCAGAACGCCGTCGGCGCCGTCAACAGCGGCTGCGTCGTAGAGCTGCTCCGGAACGGCCTTGAGGCCGGATACGAACAGCACCATGGCGAAACCGAAGCCTTGCCATATGCCGATCAAGGCAACAGCGAGTAGCGCCGTACGCTCGTCCCTAAGCCAGTTCACCCCGGAAATCCCCATCGCGCCCAGAGCGCGGTTCACGAGGCCGATCGTCGGATGCAGCATGGTGCCCCACACGATCGCCATGGCTGACATTGTGGACATCACAGGAAGAAAGTGCGCGGCCCTGTAGAAACCACGCAGGCCGGGACTGGCTTCGATGAGCAGAGCCACGACGAGACCGAGCAGCACCGTGCCCGGTACGACGATGGCCGCATAAACCAGCGAATTGCTCAGTGCCTTCCAGAAGGTCGGGTCCGTGAACAGCGCCCTGAAGTTCGCGATACCGATGAAATGGAAAGCAAGTGATCCGAGCTGCCAGTCCGTCAGGGAGAAGAGCACCACCGCCGCAACCGGACCAAACAGAAGGCCGATCAGCAGCAGCAGTGCCGGCGATACGGCGAGCCAGCCAAACCCGTGCTCTCCCGATCTCTTCGCCAAGCTTGCTTTCGCGACGACCCTGCGGGGCCGATCCTGGTCAAGAGCTGTCACGCTGCGGCCTCAACCTGCTCGGCCTGGCGCAGGCGCATGCCCGCGCCGTCAAATTGCAGCAAGCGAGCCGGGTCGATCTGAAGGCCGACCGGACGGCCCGGTTCGCAACGCGATCCGTCGGGATGCGTGCGCACGACGACGGTGCCGCATCCATCTGCAAGCGCCACGTTCAGGAAGATGTCGGAGCCAAGATTCTCGACGCTGGCGACGACGCCATTGAGTCTTCTATCCCCAGGCGCGGCTATTTCGACGGCCTCTGGACGAAACGCAAGGTGCGTCGTGTTGTCATGAACGCCTGAAGGAAGCGACGCACCCAGAGATATCCAATGGGCGCAAGAAACAACGTTGATCTTTGGGCTTCCGATCATCTCGGCGACCCGCAGGTCCTGTGGGTCGCGATAGAGCTGCTCCGGTTGGCCGACCTGAAGCAGTTCGCCGGCCGTCATCACGGCGACGCGATCGGACATCGTCATCGCTTCTGCCTGATCGTGCGTGACGTACACAAAGGTGACGCCCAGACGACGATGCAGCGCGGTAATTTCTGCGCGCATCTGCACCCGCAACTTGGCATCGAGGTTAGACAGCGGCTCGTCCATCAGGAACACTGCGGGATGCCGCACCATCGCGCGGCCCAGCGCGACGCGCTGGCGCTGGCCGCCAGAAAGCTGACCCGGCTTGCGGTGCAGCAGATGGGCGATGTCGAGCATGGAAGCTGCCTGCTCGATCTCGGCGCGGATCGCCTTTTCAATGCCGCCGCGTCCCGGCAACGCGCGGCCCACAAATGGCAGCCGCTGGGCAAAGCCCAGGCGCCGCGTCCGCAGTGGCAAGGCGAGATTGTCGAATACGCTAAGATGGGGATAGAGCGCGTAAGACTGGAATACCATGGCGACGTCGCGCTCCTTGGGACGCTTGTCGTCGACGCAGCGGCCGCCTACCACGACTTCGCCGCTATCCTGCGCCTCCAGCCCGGCGATGATCCGCAGCAACGTCGATTTCCCGCATCCGGAGGGGCCCACCAGGGTAAGAAACTCCCCATCGCGAATGCTCAGCGACACGCCTTTCACAACAGCGGTTTCGCCATAGCTCTTCTCGATGTGGCGGAGTTCGATCTCAGCCATTGCGGCCACCCCGAACGGCCTGGAGCGGACGTCCATCCATTCCGGAGGCGCGAAGCCCGAGATGCGTAAGAATGGTTGGCGCGATGTCGATGATGCAGGAAGGCTCCTGCCTTGCTACGCCACGGCTGAAACCGGCGCCGTCGACCATGAGAAAGGGCGATTGCTCACCCGAACCGAGGCCGCCGTGCTGGCCGCTGCCAAGGATATCTGCCTTGCCACCGGCACGCTCCGCGACGAGGCTGGTGCCGGCTACGCCGTAGGCATTGGGCTCATCGCCCGCGCGCATGGAGACCGCAAAAGCGAGGCCGTGATCCCGGCCCTGCCCCACCGACGCCAGCGCGCTGCCATCGAGGACGGTTTCCGCCCATTCCTGATTGGCGAGGAAGTCGCCGACCAACGGCGTGCGCGCAACGAAATCCGGATGGACGTAGAGCAGCGCGGAGGTGCCGTTCGAGGCGACGACCACGTCGGTTGATTCAAGGCTCTCCTTCAGTCCGGCGGTGACCAGTTCTTCGTCGATGTCGATGACGCCGGTGACCGTCTGATGGCCGTGATCTGATCCTATCAGAAGGAGGACATCGTCCTTGTCGGCGAGCGTGGCCACCGCGTCCATGACGCGCCCGGCATTGCGGTCCGCCTCTTGCAACACCGCAAGATGACCGGGCGATCCCATGGGTAAGGCGTGCTGCGTGGCGTCCGGCTCGCCGAGCCACAGCACCGCAAGCGCAGGAGGATCAGACGGAGGCAACACCGCTTCGCGGATGAAGCGTTCGGTCATTGCCCGGTCGCCTTCTACATCCAGCGTGACGCGAAGCTGCTCGTCCTCCGGTAGCGGGACGCGGTCGCGGCCGAACGATCCGGCGCGATGATAGACCCGCCCAAATCCATCCGGATCGTGCGCATAGGCCGCTCCTGGCGAAACGTTGCTGAAGATGATGGCGCCGCCGCTGTCCGTTAAGCGCTCGGCCAAAGTCGGCACGGCCAGCGCGCGGCCGGTGACGCGCCGCTTGTGCTGGAGGAAGTCGGGGCGACCCGCATCGTGCCGAACGAGGCGGCCGTTTTCCATCAGCGCCATGGTGTTGCCCTGCAAGCCGTGGCGCGCCGGATGGCAACCAGTCGCCAGGCTCGCCGAGACCACCCGCGTGCAGGACGGAAACACCGTGCGATGGGCGGCGAACTGCTCCGAGCGGGCGGAGAAGGCGGCAAGACGGGGCGTGGTCTGCGGCGTCACGAGATCGCGGCGCAGTCCGTCGAGGATGACGAGGATGGCACGAGGCATAGTCAGACTTTCACATCGTTGAGCAGGACCGAAAAGACATCGTAGTTGCGGAGCGGCTTCCCTGCCCCGCCCTCAACCCGTCCGGCCTTCAGCGGGTGAGAGAGGATGAACGGCACCACCTGTTCGGCGAGCCCGCCGTGAGAACGCAGCCGCTCGCCCGCGAGCTGAGAAATGTCGTGGTCGCGGGCATGGGCGCCGAGGGCGACGCCCGACCTTCCCACCACGGCGATGTCACCTTCGCGATCTTCCGGCAATTCGAAGCGCAGGCACGCTTCCTCACGCGAAATGGCCATACAGACGCCGGGAATCTGCCGAATGAAGTTCAACACCGTGGTGCTGGAAGGCTCCGTCCGTTGCAGATGGACACGGACAAAACCGCCCAGAGCGCCATGGTGACGCACGAAGGGATCGGTGATCGGGCAGATGACGCGGGTTGCGCCCGCACCGAAGGCGGCATCCAAGAGGTCGCCAAGATAGACGACGTTCGGCTCGCCGCTCAGGTGGGCCATGTCGTTCATGCCGTGGTCGGCGACGATCCCGAGGCAGGCGCCGAGCGCGACCAAGCTTGCGAGCCGCTGGTCCACCGCACGCATGAAGGCGATCGCTTCGGGAGCATCCGGCGCATGCTTGTGCTGCACATAGTCGGAAAGCGACAGATAAATCAGGTTTGGCCGGCGGGTTTCAAGCAGGCGGATTCCGGCATCGAGCACGAATAAGGAAAGATCGGCGGAATACTGGTCTGGCGCTCCACGCCCTACCAGCGCACCGATTGCGGAGATGCCGTTCTCCGCATCGGTCGCCTCGTCGGCTTTCTCGGCAGAGAAAGCGATGCCGTCGAGCCCATGACCGAGCGCCTTGCGCAGCTTGTCCTTGGCCGTAACGGCGGCAACCTTGGCTCCCGCTTGCGAGAACGCTGCCAGAATAGTCGGCGCGCGCACGGGTGTAGCATCGACCATCATGATTTCTGCGCCGGTGACGCGGTCGAGATAGAAATTGCCGGAGACACCGTGAACGGCGGGCGCCACTCCGCAGACAATGGACACGTTGTTGGGATTGGTAAATGTCGGCATTGCCGCAAGCGCAGAGGCGGAGAAGCCTTCGCGCCGCATCCGGTCGATGGCAGGGATGGCCCCGGCGGCGCTGGCAGCATCGATATAGGCTGGATCGCAGCCGTCGAAACAGATGACCACAGCCGCATGTTTCGGCCACGCATAGGCGCGCCCGTTCACTCTCACCGGAAGTCTCTCATCGCGATCGGACGCGGCAGCGGTCAGGATTCGATCAGGCTTGTTCATGGGAAGACTCAGTCGTTGAGGATTGCAGCATCTGTGAGCCACGCCGCCACGCGCAGAAGATTGCGGTCGCCCCGCGGGAAACCAACGAGCTGAACGCCGATCGGCATGCCATTCATCCCGCGCAGCAGCGGCAGCGACATGGTCGGTAATCCGCACAGGCTCCAGGGCATGGACATGGCGCCAGAGCCCGGCCCCTGCTCAAGGCGCGTGGCCTCTCCTGGCGCAGAGAGCGTGATCAACGCGTCATGATCATAGAACAATCCTGCGGCCAGAGCCGTGAGCCGATTGGCCATGGCCTCGAGTTCGAGATAATTTGCGGCGCTCAACGCGCGCCCGGCAACAATGCCCTCCTGCAGTGGAGGGCAGAAGCTGCGGAACGTTTCCTCCGGCAGGGCACCGAAACGATGTGCCAGATGAGCGTTGAGAAGGCCCAGCACAACTTCAAGCGCCATATCGAATTCACGCGGAAGATCGACCTCCGCCGCGGCTGCAGGCAGGCCGGCGACCAAACGATTGAGAGCTTGACACGCGTCAGGACTTACCATGTCCCAGCCCGGCCCGCGGACCAAAGCGAGCCTGGGCGGATGTTGCAGCGCTTCGACCTCTGTGAGCTGACGATCGAATGCTCCGGCAAACAGCGCGAGGTCGTCGATGGAGCGCGCCAGCAGGCCTACATGCGCCATACGCGGGACAAGCACGTTCGATCCTCGCATGCTCGTGAAACCAAACGACGGCTTGAAGGCGAACGCGCCGCAAAATGAAGCCGGCAGCGTTGTGGATGCTGTGTGCTGGGTGCCGAGCGCCAATGGAACCATGTGATCGACGACGGCCGCCGCGGACCCCGCCGACGACACGCCCGGTGAGCGCGACAGATCCAGCGGATTATGGGTCGGACTGGGGTGATACATTCCGAATTCGGACGTGCTGGTCTTGCCGACGATGAGTGCCCCGGCCCCGTGCAGCATGCTGACGGCATCCGCGTCTTCCGTTGGCCGACGCCCACGCAAACTTCCACTGCCGTATTCGGACGGCATGTCGCTGGTATCGAAGACATCCTTCACGCCGAGCGGCAGACCATGCAGCGGGCCGAGCGGGAATCCCGCCGCCTGCCATTCGTCCGCCTGCCGCGCGCGTTCCCGCGCCAGATCGGCATCGAGGAAACTCCAGGCCTTCACCTGCGGTTCGCGAACAGCAATCCGCTCCAGGCAGGCTTCCATCACGGATATCGCCGTTAGCCGGCGATCGCGGATCGCACTGACGATCGTGCGAGCCGACAATTCGTTCAATCGCTTGCTGTTCGAAACGAGCGCCAGCCTCCGGGTATCTGATACGTCATTCATTGGCCGATAGCCTCCATTGCCTGCGGAGCCCGCGCGGTCTTCGACGTTGCATCTTGCCGGCGAAGATTTGCAGCGAGTGCTTGGGCATGGGGCAATAACCCGTCGCGAAACAGCAGGACGCAAAGAACAAAGACGGCTCCCTGAATTGCCACGATCCAGGCACCGAAGGGCGACAGGAAATGCTGCATCGTCACCAGCACGGCGGCACCAATGAGAGGCCCGCCGAATGTGCCGATTCCGCCGATCAACGCCATCAGAACGGCTTCGCCCGAGAGATGCCAATGCACGCCGGACAAGGTGGCCAATTGGAAGACGATGGCACTCATGGAGCCGGCGACGCCGGCGCAGAAGGCCGCAATGCCGAATGCAGCGAGTTTATATGCGTCGACATTGTGCCCCAGCGACAGGGCGCGGCGTTCATTGTCGCGAATGGCGATCAACATCATCCCGAACGGGGAGTTGATCAGGCGGCGCAGGCCGAACAGCACGCCGAGCATGGCGGCGGCGCTGAGCCAGTAGACATTGGTGTCGTTGCGAAGATCGATCAACCCCAGCAACATGCCGCGGGGGACTGACTGGATGCCGTCCTCGCCATGGGTGAAGCTAGCCTGCACATAGACAAAATAGACCATCTGCGCGATCGCCAGTGTGATCATGGCCTGATAGATGCCCCGGCGCCTGATCGCAAAGATGCCCATGACTATTCCGAGAACGAGCGCCGCCGCTATCCCGACGCTGATCGCGGCTTCCGGTGGTAGCGCCCACTCCCTTGCCGCATGCGCCGTGAGATAGGCCGACGTACCGAACAAGGCCGCCTGGCCAAAGGACATGATGCCGGCAAACCCCAGCAGGAAGTTGAATGAAGCGGCGAAGATGGTGAAGCAGAAGATCTTCATCAGATAGACGGGATAGAGCAGCATCGGTAGCGCCAATAGCGCGGCGGCGGCGGCGAGCACCGGCACCATGCCGGTCAGGCGTTTGGCGATGGTCTCCTTTCCGGTGGGCTCAATCCACGGAAGCCGGGCCGCCAGGAATTCGTGGGATCGGACCACCGAAATGCCGAACAGCCCCTGCGGCCGAAACAGAAGCACGACGCACATGAAGGCGAAGACGATGAAGCTTGCCGCCTGCGGGACCAGCGCCTGCGTCAGGCTCTCGATCAGCGCGAGGGCATAGCTCGAGACGATGGTTCCCCCGATCGAACCCATGCCGCCGATGACGATAATTGCAAATACGACAAGCAGGATGTCCGAGCCCATCAGCGGGCTGACCTGGTAGATCGGCGCGGCCAGCGCGCCTGCCAGTCCCGCCAAGGCGGCGCCCAGGGCAAAAGTGGCAGCGAAGACATGAGGCACGCCGACGCCGAGCGCTTCGGCGGTAGCCGCATTTTCGGACGACGCGCGCAGAATCGAGCCAAGACGCGTGCGCGCAATGGCGATCCAGACGATCACACATACGACAAGCGCCACGGCGACGACCCAAAGCCGATAGGCAGGGAAATAAAGGAAGCCGAGATCCAGCCCGCCGGATAACCAATCCGGCGCGGCGTAGGGAAGTCCGGTCGAACCGAAATAGGCCTGGAAGCCGCCCTGAACGACCATCGCGGTGCCGAACGTCAGCATGAAGCCGTAGAGCGGATCGAGGCCGTAGGTTCGACGCAGCAACGAACGTTCGAGGATGATGCCGAAAAGAGCTACGCAAACCGGCGCGAAAACCAGCCCCCCGAAATAGCCTAACCCGAGATATCGCGAGCCGGCCCATGCAGCAAAAGCGCCCATCATGTAGAGCACGCCATGCGTCATGTTGAGAATATTGAGAAGGCCGAAGATAAGCGCCAGTCCGAGACTGAGCAGCGCATAGAACGAGCCGTTGACGAGCCCGATCGTGAGGTAGCCGAGGATGAGGTCCATCATGCAGGAATCACAGCGCAAGACGTTCGAGGAGCCGAGCCTTGACATGCTCGCCGCCTCCGGTTTCGAGGTCGTCCACAACCGCACCGTTTTCGATCGCCACCACCCGATCGGCGAGATGCAGGACGAAGTCGAGGTTCTGTTCCACAAGCAGGATCGTGTAGCCGCGGCGCTTGAGTTCGATCAGCGCATGCTCGATCTGCCTGACGACGACTGGTGCCAGTCCCTCGGTGGGTTCATCGAGAAGAAGCGTCTGCGCGCCCGTGCGCAAGATCCGGCCGATCGCGAGCATCTGCTGCTCGCCGCCGCTGAGCTGGTCGCCGTAGTGGCGCCCCCTTGTGCGAAGATTCGGGAACAGCGCGAAGATATCGGCCTTGGCCATGCCCGCGGCGCTGACCGATGGAGGAAGAGCAAGATTCTCATCGACGGTGAGGCTGGAGAAGATCGCCCGCTCCTCGGGACAATAGCCGATGCCGAAGCGCGTACGCTGATATGGGCGCATTCCGCTCGCTTCGCGCCCGGACAAGATAATGCTGCCGGTTTGTCGCGGCAGTAAACCCATGATGGCGCGAAGAATGGTTGTCTTACCCGCGCCGTTGCGGCCGACCAGACAGGTGACCTCGCCCGGCCGAACCGCGAAGCCAACGCCGAACAGCGCCTGAGAATCGCCATACCACGCCTGCACGTGCGAGAGGCGCAGCGAAACCGCATCAGCCACGACGCTCGGCCCCGATATAGGCGTTGATCACGCGAGGGTCGCGCGCGACCTCGTCGTAGCTGCCCTCACAGAGGACCGAGCCTTCTGCTAGCACCGTGACCTTCGCTGCCAGACTTTTCACGACCTGCAGATTGTGCTCGACCAGAAGGACGCCACTGCTGGCGGCGACCGTCTTGATCAGGGCTGCGACAGGCGCGATGTCCTCCCGGGCCAGACCCGCAGTCGGCTCGTCGAGCAGCAGAAATTTCGGCGCGATCGCGATCGTCGTGACGATCTCAAGCAGTCGCCGGCGACCGTAGGATAGATCCGCGGCCCGGCGTTCGCTTTCGCCCGTCAGCCCGCCTTGATCGAGAAGATGCCGGACCCTCGCTTCGTTTTCGTCCCGTCTCGAACGGCCGCGCAGGAGCTGCAGACCCCGCACGTTCAGCGCCAGTGCCGTGCGGATATTATCGGCGACGGAGAGATTTGGGAAAATCGAGCATATCTGAAACGATCGGGCGAGCCCGAGCCGCGCAAGACGGTTCGGTGAGACCGCAGTCACATCCGCGCCGTCGAGACGAACCTGGCCGGCGGTTGGCTTCGTAAAGCCGCTGATCACGTTGAATAGCGTGGTCTTGCCTGCCCCGTTGGGCCCGATCACCGCATGGATCGACCTTGTGTCGAGATCGATCGAGACACCGCGAAGCGCCTCGAAATCGCCGAAGCGAACAGTCAGGTCGCGGGCGGTCAGCAGCGATGCGGCGGCGCGCTTTCGAACGGCCGAAGCAACCGGCGCGGCTACCCGCTGTGGACGATCAAGAAGGAGGGTTGTCATCGAACGCCCGGAGCGGCGCAGCCCGCGGTATCGATCGAGCGAAAAGCAGTGTCAGCCGCGACCGTGGCGATGCGCTCATAGTAATCCCATGGCGCCTTGCTCTCGGCCGGGGTCTTCACACGATAAACACCGAGATCGTAGACGACGCGACCGTTTTCCTGGATGCGGACCTGCCGACCGAATTTATCGACGGGCAGCTTTCGCATTTCGGTGTTCACGACAGCGGCATCGTCAGTTTTCGCTTTGCTGGCGGCCTTGATATAGTGCAGCACGCTCGTATAGACGCCGGCTTGCTCACGGGTCGGCATGCGTCCATGGGCTTTGAAGAAGCGCTCCGAGAAGGCGCGAGTCCCATCGGTGTCATTCCAGTAAAAGCCGGTGGTGATGATCAGGCCCTGGGCCGCTTCGAGGCCGACACTGTTGATGTCGGTGACGAACGCATGGAGAGCCGCAACGCGCTGGCCACCGCGCATGATGCCGAACTGGCCGGCCTGCTTGATGGCGTTGACGGTGTCAGCGCCAGCGCTTGCCAGAGCTACGACCTGCGCCTGCGAGGATTTTGCGCGCAGGAGAAGCGCGGAGAAATCGGCCGTGCTCAGCGGGTGGCGAGCGCTTCCGGTCATCTTGCCTCCACGTTCCTCGACGACGCGCGCGGCGTCCTTTTCGAGATCGTGGCCGAATGCATAGTCCGCGGTGAGAAAATACCAGGACTTCAGGTCCTGCTGCACCAGGGC encodes:
- a CDS encoding ABC transporter ATP-binding protein, translated to MADAVSLRLSHVQAWYGDSQALFGVGFAVRPGEVTCLVGRNGAGKTTILRAIMGLLPRQTGSIILSGREASGMRPYQRTRFGIGYCPEERAIFSSLTVDENLALPPSVSAAGMAKADIFALFPNLRTRGRHYGDQLSGGEQQMLAIGRILRTGAQTLLLDEPTEGLAPVVVRQIEHALIELKRRGYTILLVEQNLDFVLHLADRVVAIENGAVVDDLETGGGEHVKARLLERLAL
- a CDS encoding ABC transporter ATP-binding protein, which gives rise to MTTLLLDRPQRVAAPVASAVRKRAAASLLTARDLTVRFGDFEALRGVSIDLDTRSIHAVIGPNGAGKTTLFNVISGFTKPTAGQVRLDGADVTAVSPNRLARLGLARSFQICSIFPNLSVADNIRTALALNVRGLQLLRGRSRRDENEARVRHLLDQGGLTGESERRAADLSYGRRRLLEIVTTIAIAPKFLLLDEPTAGLAREDIAPVAALIKTVAASSGVLLVEHNLQVVKSLAAKVTVLAEGSVLCEGSYDEVARDPRVINAYIGAERRG
- a CDS encoding ABC transporter substrate-binding protein, with product MRRLIIASLLLCGGVTSALAQFSDNKIVIGVMGDQSGVVADVGGPGSILAARMAAEDSGGTAGGVPIEIITADHQNKPDVASAIAREWFDRRGVDVIADLPHSGVVFGLMAIATEKKRSLMISGAASVEITGGRCSPFATHWTDDTYSLARGTGAALVQQDLKSWYFLTADYAFGHDLEKDAARVVEERGGKMTGSARHPLSTADFSALLLRAKSSQAQVVALASAGADTVNAIKQAGQFGIMRGGQRVAALHAFVTDINSVGLEAAQGLIITTGFYWNDTDGTRAFSERFFKAHGRMPTREQAGVYTSVLHYIKAASKAKTDDAAVVNTEMRKLPVDKFGRQVRIQENGRVVYDLGVYRVKTPAESKAPWDYYERIATVAADTAFRSIDTAGCAAPGVR